A region from the Marinobacter sp. SS13-12 genome encodes:
- a CDS encoding RES family NAD+ phosphorylase — protein MSQESPPLIRLDAVTGYRLINSKFPPISLFDDVADEDEFEALYELQAMTNPRLQTELGNLNLVRKEDIPFGIPGCSYATGPFTHVNPEGSRFSDGQYGVLYMGDSIDTAIAEVAYHQSRYWQGVHGLDYDRLVFRGLKCKVAQTELHDATTISFEDPIYDANSYTASRSFGRKLYQAGSEGLQYHSVRKPGATCWGLFTPRHVRSVIQSAHYEFIWNGEEISSVNKFTRA, from the coding sequence GTGAGCCAGGAGTCGCCGCCCCTCATCAGACTGGACGCTGTGACCGGGTATCGCCTGATCAACTCCAAATTCCCACCCATCAGCCTGTTTGACGATGTGGCCGATGAGGACGAATTCGAGGCCCTGTATGAACTCCAGGCGATGACCAATCCCCGTTTACAGACAGAGCTGGGAAACCTCAACCTGGTGCGAAAAGAAGACATACCTTTCGGGATCCCCGGGTGCTCTTACGCCACCGGCCCGTTTACCCATGTCAACCCAGAAGGTAGCCGCTTCAGTGATGGCCAGTACGGAGTTTTGTACATGGGTGACAGCATTGATACCGCCATTGCCGAAGTTGCCTATCACCAGTCGCGCTACTGGCAGGGCGTTCATGGCCTGGACTACGACCGACTGGTTTTCCGGGGGCTGAAATGCAAGGTAGCGCAGACGGAGCTCCACGATGCCACGACGATCTCCTTTGAAGATCCTATCTACGACGCCAACAGTTACACTGCTTCACGGAGTTTCGGGCGCAAACTTTACCAGGCAGGTTCCGAAGGGCTGCAATATCACTCAGTCAGGAAGCCCGGTGCAACCTGCTGGGGACTGTTCACGCCCAGACACGTTCGCAGCGTCATCCAGAGTGCGCACTATGAATTTATATGGAACGGCGAGGAAATCAGTTCAGTGAACAAATTCACCCGGGCATGA
- a CDS encoding ACP phosphodiesterase, with translation MNHLAHLFLAPDSPQARVGSLLGDFARGVVATELPAEVREGLYHHRAVDAFTDGHPEVLASKRLFSTQRRRFAGVALDILYDHYLLRNWKLFSHVESDTFIDQVYRELDANSSLMPEPMQRVTRQIVRHDWFHSYRDLENIGYALDRVAGRIRFRNAFSGIIEEIEEHDEELERRFLRFFPELRHFAKEDP, from the coding sequence TTGAATCATCTCGCCCATCTTTTTCTCGCCCCTGACAGCCCCCAGGCTCGTGTTGGAAGCCTGCTCGGAGATTTTGCCCGGGGCGTCGTTGCCACGGAGCTGCCGGCCGAGGTCAGGGAAGGGCTGTACCATCACCGTGCGGTGGACGCTTTCACCGATGGCCACCCGGAAGTCCTCGCCAGCAAACGGCTTTTCTCCACGCAACGGCGCCGTTTTGCCGGTGTCGCACTGGATATTCTTTACGATCACTATCTGTTAAGAAACTGGAAACTCTTCAGCCATGTGGAATCTGATACCTTTATTGACCAGGTATACCGGGAGCTTGATGCCAATTCCTCATTGATGCCGGAACCCATGCAACGGGTGACACGGCAGATTGTGCGTCACGACTGGTTCCACTCTTATAGGGATCTTGAAAATATCGGATACGCTCTGGACCGCGTGGCCGGTCGTATCCGGTTCAGAAACGCGTTCAGCGGAATTATTGAAGAAATCGAGGAACACGACGAAGAATTGGAGCGCCGTTTTTTGCGATTTTTTCCCGAACTAAGACACTTCGCCAAAGAGGACCCATAA
- a CDS encoding porin family protein, whose protein sequence is MKKPIALMLGLASVSALAVSQTATADMYKSGGGSLYAGLNYSFIDIENGRDELDVGALSAKVGGLVSPFFGLEARAGFGVDDDRHSGVDYSLDNFFGGYATLNLANESPATPYLVFGFTRVELEAQSVLGTTTEDETDFSYGAGVNVDITPEVAGNLEYMRYYDKDGATVDGLGLGVTFSF, encoded by the coding sequence ATGAAGAAGCCAATTGCACTGATGTTGGGCCTTGCCTCGGTTTCGGCGCTGGCCGTTTCCCAGACTGCGACCGCTGACATGTACAAGTCCGGTGGTGGCAGCCTGTATGCCGGCCTGAACTACAGCTTTATCGACATTGAAAACGGCCGTGACGAACTGGACGTTGGCGCGCTTTCTGCCAAGGTAGGAGGACTGGTATCGCCATTCTTCGGCCTGGAAGCCCGTGCCGGCTTCGGTGTTGATGACGATCGCCATAGTGGCGTTGATTACTCACTGGACAACTTTTTCGGGGGTTACGCTACTCTTAACCTGGCGAACGAATCCCCGGCGACACCCTATCTGGTATTCGGCTTCACCCGTGTTGAACTGGAAGCACAGTCAGTTTTGGGAACAACAACCGAAGACGAAACCGACTTCTCGTACGGTGCCGGTGTCAATGTCGACATCACCCCGGAAGTGGCTGGCAACCTGGAATACATGCGTTACTATGACAAAGATGGCGCTACCGTTGACGGCCTTGGTCTCGGGGTAACCTTCAGCTTCTGA
- a CDS encoding antitoxin Xre-like helix-turn-helix domain-containing protein, which yields MTNAQKLEPVEKSRAPGVGLKTVFTILDRWGCTPEQVQKILQISRPAYYKYRKNPAQANLTHDQIERLSYLVNIHGSLRMIFENPKNVYGFMGLKNDNPYFNGKSPLEVISTGQFSALYETFKRIDVLRGGLW from the coding sequence ATGACAAATGCACAGAAGCTCGAACCCGTTGAGAAAAGCAGAGCCCCCGGCGTTGGCCTGAAAACCGTGTTCACGATTCTGGATCGCTGGGGCTGCACGCCGGAGCAGGTTCAGAAAATTCTGCAGATATCACGACCGGCATACTACAAGTACCGTAAGAACCCAGCGCAGGCCAACCTGACCCACGACCAGATCGAGCGTCTGAGCTACCTGGTGAACATTCACGGGTCTCTGCGGATGATCTTCGAGAATCCGAAGAACGTTTACGGCTTTATGGGCCTGAAAAATGATAATCCGTATTTCAATGGCAAAAGCCCGCTGGAGGTTATCAGCACCGGCCAGTTCTCAGCGCTCTATGAAACCTTCAAACGTATCGACGTTCTGCGCGGAGGCCTCTGGTGA
- the malQ gene encoding 4-alpha-glucanotransferase: MTSSSTEDLFSTRRAGVLLHPTCLPGAWGVLGASARTFVDFLADSGLSIWQTLPIGPTHPDLSPYQSLSAHAGNPHFIDLSELVDDGLLTEEELVLPATLTRHQLFVLAAQRFFNNEGKGVNGFDLAGYQRFRETNGYWLDDFCLFCGIREVQSSQSWLQWPEPLRDRDVGALQDFIDQSQSRLARLRFEQFLFHHQWQSLRGYARRRGVLLFGDIPIFVAHDSADVWANRRLFKLDDRGEPTVIAGVPPDYFSPEGQHWGNPLYNWEAMALEGYRWWLQRLESQRQLFDLIRIDHFRGLQAYWEIPAKTPEPRFGYWVPGPAEHFLQACFNRFPDLPLVAENLGIISDDVEQLRKRFQLPGMTVMQFGFDGSADNPHLLHNHHPRDLVYTGTHDNDTTLGWYQSLDDHTRRYVNAYLSVSGDDMPWPVIEAAFRSVCSLAIVPMQDFLGLGTEARFNTPGTVVNNWIWQLEWKLCSQGLSNRIGELVQRHRRLP, from the coding sequence ATGACTTCCAGCAGCACCGAGGATCTATTCAGTACCCGCCGGGCCGGCGTTTTGTTACACCCGACCTGTCTGCCAGGTGCCTGGGGCGTGCTCGGTGCAAGCGCCCGCACCTTTGTCGATTTTCTCGCGGACAGCGGCCTGAGCATCTGGCAAACACTGCCTATCGGGCCAACGCACCCGGATCTCTCTCCCTACCAGTCCCTCAGTGCCCACGCTGGCAATCCGCACTTTATTGACCTGTCTGAACTTGTGGACGATGGCCTGCTGACTGAGGAGGAACTGGTGCTGCCAGCTACCCTTACCCGGCACCAGCTGTTTGTCCTGGCAGCACAACGTTTCTTTAACAATGAAGGGAAGGGGGTCAACGGGTTTGACCTGGCTGGCTACCAACGTTTCCGCGAAACCAATGGTTACTGGCTGGACGATTTCTGCCTTTTTTGTGGCATTCGCGAAGTCCAGTCGTCTCAGAGCTGGCTTCAGTGGCCGGAACCCCTGAGAGACCGTGATGTCGGCGCGCTGCAGGACTTTATTGACCAAAGCCAGTCCCGGCTTGCCAGGCTCCGCTTCGAGCAGTTTCTGTTCCACCACCAATGGCAGTCCCTGCGGGGCTATGCCCGACGAAGAGGCGTATTGCTGTTTGGCGACATCCCCATTTTCGTGGCCCACGACAGTGCCGACGTCTGGGCCAACCGGCGCCTGTTCAAGCTTGATGACCGAGGCGAGCCCACGGTGATCGCCGGGGTTCCCCCGGATTATTTCTCTCCCGAAGGTCAGCACTGGGGAAATCCACTTTATAACTGGGAAGCCATGGCCCTGGAAGGCTACCGGTGGTGGTTACAGCGGCTTGAAAGCCAGCGCCAGCTGTTCGATCTGATTCGCATCGATCACTTCCGTGGACTACAGGCCTACTGGGAGATCCCGGCAAAGACACCGGAACCGCGGTTCGGATACTGGGTGCCCGGGCCGGCCGAACACTTCCTTCAAGCCTGTTTCAACCGTTTTCCGGATTTGCCGTTGGTTGCCGAGAACCTGGGCATTATCAGCGATGATGTGGAACAGCTGCGTAAACGGTTCCAGTTGCCGGGGATGACGGTCATGCAATTTGGCTTTGACGGCAGCGCAGATAACCCGCACCTGTTGCACAATCACCACCCACGGGATCTTGTTTACACAGGAACCCACGATAATGACACCACGCTTGGCTGGTACCAGAGCCTTGATGATCACACGCGGCGCTACGTTAATGCGTACCTGAGCGTCTCGGGCGACGACATGCCCTGGCCGGTGATAGAAGCCGCTTTCCGGTCCGTCTGCTCGCTGGCTATTGTTCCCATGCAGGATTTTCTGGGGCTGGGAACAGAGGCCAGATTCAACACACCGGGAACCGTAGTAAACAACTGGATATGGCAGCTGGAGTGGAAACTTTGCAGCCAGGGCCTGTCAAACAGAATTGGTGAATTGGTGCAGCGGCATCGCCGCTTGCCGTGA
- the glgP gene encoding alpha-glucan family phosphorylase, whose amino-acid sequence MPLAAYSPRSLPESLSGLFALALDLRWTWHHGSDELWCALDEETWEATRNAWLVLNSVSDDRLQELAEDPAFQNRYEEQINAHHEFVHANTWYSDDCPGDLDQGIAYFCMEYGLCESLPLYSGGLGVLAGDYLKAASDLGIPVTAVGLLYQQGYFRQAISTDGEQLEFYPYNDPTMLPVSPLRDEDGQWVRVVVPFPGRPVRLRAWKAQVGRCQLLLLDSNDPRNEPGDRGITSELYTGDPEKRLQQEMVLGIGGWRLLRQLDIQPALCHLNEGHCALALIERAFSWQEQQNTDFQTARTATRATNLFTTHTSVASGFDHFSASLLRLYLGPWLETRDLTVEELVKLGTSSAAPGTENSDHSLNMAFLALSMSGRVNGVSRIHQKVSQNILQSLFPRWPAEDIPAEFVTNGVHTPSWDSPEADALWTRACGKDRWRRPLQLSCPMNDVSDEELWQMRRLQRSRLVRYLRRRLAGQHCEQNPGNNHASACGLLLDNETLTLGFARRFTEYKRPDLLLKDQQRLLGLLASRDRPLQIVLAGKAHPYDHRGKDMIRQWKAFSRRPDVEGKVVFIEDYDLGVASQLIQGVDVWLNCPRHPWEACGTSGMKVLVNGGLNLSQYDGWWAEAWNSDVGWAIRPGATFEELGNSGEHDLSDADELFDLLELEVIPAFYGVDNEGIPRQWLQRIRASMDQLTATYSANRMVREYVEGFYLPMMEQGKQRTPETAAAIVSEYREILRHWPRLRFSAINASESEGGQTYTVEVYLDGVDEQRVTVELVAEASTYGPGMVTEMAMKHPLAGSAHSYLYECRVPSRPDGHYTPRLRVRDERLNLPLENSAVLWLK is encoded by the coding sequence ATGCCTCTGGCAGCCTACTCGCCGCGATCTTTGCCGGAATCCCTGAGCGGGCTGTTTGCGCTCGCCCTGGATCTCCGGTGGACCTGGCACCACGGCAGTGACGAGCTGTGGTGTGCTCTGGACGAAGAAACCTGGGAAGCCACCCGCAACGCCTGGCTGGTACTGAACAGTGTTTCCGATGACAGGCTGCAGGAGTTGGCCGAGGACCCGGCGTTCCAGAACCGCTACGAAGAGCAGATTAACGCCCACCACGAATTCGTACACGCCAATACCTGGTATTCCGACGACTGCCCCGGTGATCTCGATCAGGGGATTGCCTATTTCTGCATGGAATACGGGCTCTGTGAGTCCCTTCCACTTTATAGTGGCGGGCTTGGCGTTCTCGCCGGCGACTATCTCAAAGCGGCCAGTGATCTCGGCATACCCGTGACCGCTGTTGGATTGCTGTATCAGCAGGGGTATTTCCGCCAGGCCATCAGCACCGATGGCGAGCAGCTGGAGTTCTATCCGTACAACGATCCCACCATGCTTCCTGTTTCGCCGCTGAGGGACGAAGACGGCCAGTGGGTGAGGGTGGTTGTTCCCTTTCCGGGCAGACCTGTGCGGCTGCGGGCCTGGAAGGCGCAAGTGGGCCGGTGCCAGTTGCTGCTGCTTGACAGTAACGACCCGCGAAACGAACCCGGGGACCGGGGGATTACCAGCGAGCTCTATACCGGTGATCCGGAAAAGCGCCTGCAGCAGGAGATGGTACTCGGGATCGGCGGGTGGCGCCTGCTCAGGCAACTGGATATTCAGCCTGCGCTTTGTCATCTCAACGAAGGCCACTGCGCTCTGGCGCTGATTGAGCGTGCCTTCAGCTGGCAGGAGCAGCAGAACACGGATTTTCAGACCGCCCGCACGGCCACCAGGGCGACCAATCTGTTCACTACCCACACCTCAGTGGCCTCTGGATTCGACCACTTTTCCGCATCTCTCCTTCGGCTTTACCTGGGCCCCTGGCTCGAAACCAGAGATCTCACCGTTGAAGAACTGGTAAAGCTTGGCACTTCAAGTGCAGCACCCGGGACTGAAAACAGCGATCACAGCCTGAATATGGCGTTTCTGGCGTTGAGCATGAGCGGGCGAGTCAACGGCGTCAGCCGAATCCATCAGAAAGTCTCTCAGAACATCCTCCAATCGCTTTTTCCCCGGTGGCCGGCCGAGGATATTCCGGCAGAATTCGTCACCAACGGTGTCCACACGCCCAGTTGGGATTCTCCGGAAGCCGATGCGCTCTGGACACGAGCGTGCGGCAAAGACCGGTGGCGGCGCCCGTTACAGCTTTCATGCCCGATGAATGACGTGTCGGACGAGGAGCTTTGGCAAATGCGGCGCCTACAGCGGAGCCGTCTGGTTCGTTACCTGCGACGTCGTCTGGCGGGCCAGCATTGCGAGCAGAACCCTGGCAATAATCACGCATCGGCCTGCGGACTGTTACTGGATAATGAAACCCTGACCCTGGGGTTTGCCAGACGATTCACCGAATACAAGCGGCCAGACCTGCTGCTCAAAGACCAGCAAAGGCTCCTGGGATTGCTGGCCAGCCGGGACAGACCCTTGCAGATTGTGCTGGCAGGCAAGGCCCACCCCTATGACCACCGTGGCAAGGACATGATCCGACAATGGAAGGCGTTTTCCCGCCGCCCGGATGTGGAAGGCAAGGTGGTTTTTATCGAAGACTACGATCTTGGCGTTGCCAGCCAACTGATACAGGGCGTGGACGTATGGCTGAACTGCCCGCGGCATCCCTGGGAGGCTTGTGGCACCAGTGGTATGAAGGTGCTAGTCAACGGCGGGCTGAATCTTTCCCAGTACGATGGCTGGTGGGCCGAGGCATGGAATAGCGATGTTGGCTGGGCCATCCGCCCCGGAGCCACCTTCGAGGAGCTTGGCAACTCAGGCGAACACGATCTGTCAGATGCCGACGAACTCTTTGATCTGCTGGAGCTTGAGGTTATCCCCGCTTTCTACGGTGTCGACAACGAGGGCATCCCCCGACAATGGTTGCAGCGAATCCGGGCCAGCATGGACCAGCTGACCGCGACTTATTCGGCCAACCGGATGGTGCGCGAGTATGTTGAAGGGTTCTATTTGCCGATGATGGAGCAGGGGAAGCAGCGTACCCCGGAAACAGCGGCAGCCATCGTGTCCGAGTACCGGGAAATCCTCAGGCATTGGCCAAGACTGAGGTTCAGCGCCATCAATGCCAGTGAGTCGGAGGGCGGCCAGACCTACACCGTAGAAGTCTATCTGGATGGTGTTGATGAGCAGCGTGTTACCGTGGAACTAGTGGCGGAGGCTTCCACATATGGGCCGGGAATGGTCACCGAAATGGCCATGAAGCACCCTCTCGCCGGATCAGCCCACAGTTACCTGTATGAGTGCAGGGTACCGTCACGCCCTGACGGGCACTACACTCCGCGCCTGCGGGTCAGGGATGAGCGCCTGAATCTGCCGCTGGAAAATTCCGCCGTACTGTGGCTGAAATAA
- a CDS encoding glycoside hydrolase family 57 protein: MASDTRTPVVLCWHMHQPSYQDMHTGQFLFPWVYLHTIKDYSDMAAHLEHEPEARAVVNFAPILLEQIETYLIQIERWRHGAGGIGDPLLAALVAEELPQPGTPAFLGLMEKCLRANADRIIGRYPAFTQLAELADVYREKPELQRYISGRFLSDLLVWYHLGWMGETIRRDNHCIQSLQEKGYNFTMDDRRALLDVIFDVLSGIGPRYRRLAEKGQVELSMSPYTHAMLPLLLELESAREAMPEIILPVHKDYPGGSERTGWQLQQAKAVFQRFFGIEPDGCWASEGGLSQATLDLLGEYNFRWTASGDSVVHNSLNLAREQNPELPDTGIHQPYAFGESPVTVFFRDDGLSDLIGFNYADWHAEDAVGDLVHHMENITRQARGHSSPVISVIMDGENAWEYYPENGFHFLNELYRVLAHHPQLKLTTYSDLIGHTVSEPIRLPHLVAGSWIYGTFSTWIGDPDKNRAWDLLCEAKIHYDRVMDSGGLNAEQKESARKQLAICEGSDWFWWFGDYNPAQIVSDFEHLYRRHLVNLYEMIGFPAPPSVFQQLSQGSGEPARGGAMRPGHEADKPA, from the coding sequence ATGGCCTCTGATACCCGAACTCCGGTCGTGCTGTGCTGGCACATGCACCAGCCATCCTATCAGGACATGCATACAGGTCAGTTTCTGTTTCCCTGGGTGTACCTGCACACCATCAAGGATTACAGCGACATGGCTGCGCACCTGGAACATGAGCCTGAGGCAAGGGCAGTGGTCAACTTTGCGCCGATCCTGCTTGAGCAGATCGAAACCTACCTGATTCAGATTGAGCGATGGCGCCATGGTGCGGGGGGCATCGGTGACCCACTGTTGGCCGCTCTGGTCGCAGAGGAACTGCCGCAGCCAGGTACGCCCGCCTTTCTGGGACTGATGGAGAAATGCCTGCGCGCCAATGCCGACCGGATTATCGGGCGCTACCCGGCTTTCACGCAACTGGCAGAGCTGGCCGATGTCTACCGGGAAAAACCGGAATTGCAGAGGTACATCTCCGGCCGGTTCCTGTCGGACCTGCTGGTCTGGTATCACCTGGGCTGGATGGGTGAAACCATCCGCCGTGACAACCATTGCATTCAGAGCCTTCAGGAGAAAGGCTATAACTTCACCATGGACGACCGCAGGGCCCTGCTGGATGTGATTTTCGATGTATTGTCCGGCATTGGGCCAAGATACCGCCGCCTGGCCGAAAAAGGACAGGTAGAGCTCTCCATGAGCCCCTATACACACGCGATGCTGCCGTTGCTGCTGGAACTGGAATCGGCCCGGGAAGCAATGCCGGAGATCATCTTACCCGTTCACAAAGATTACCCTGGCGGAAGCGAACGCACTGGCTGGCAGCTGCAACAGGCAAAAGCGGTTTTCCAGCGATTTTTCGGCATTGAACCCGACGGTTGCTGGGCTTCCGAAGGAGGCTTGAGTCAAGCCACCCTGGATCTGCTTGGTGAATACAACTTCCGCTGGACCGCCAGCGGTGATTCCGTGGTCCACAATAGCCTCAATCTGGCCAGGGAACAGAACCCCGAGCTGCCAGATACGGGCATCCATCAGCCATACGCCTTCGGTGAATCCCCGGTGACGGTGTTCTTTCGGGACGATGGTCTGTCTGACCTGATCGGCTTTAACTACGCGGACTGGCATGCCGAGGATGCGGTTGGCGACCTGGTGCATCACATGGAGAACATCACCCGGCAGGCCAGGGGCCACTCCAGCCCGGTTATCTCCGTCATTATGGATGGCGAAAACGCCTGGGAATACTACCCGGAGAACGGCTTTCATTTTCTGAATGAGTTGTACCGGGTACTTGCGCACCACCCGCAGCTGAAACTGACCACCTACAGCGATCTGATCGGGCACACGGTATCCGAACCGATCCGCTTGCCTCACCTGGTGGCCGGAAGCTGGATTTACGGCACCTTCTCCACCTGGATTGGAGACCCGGATAAAAACCGCGCCTGGGACCTGCTCTGTGAGGCCAAGATCCATTACGACCGGGTGATGGATAGCGGTGGCCTCAATGCAGAGCAGAAAGAGTCCGCGAGAAAACAGCTGGCCATCTGCGAGGGCTCAGACTGGTTCTGGTGGTTCGGGGATTATAACCCGGCCCAGATTGTCAGCGATTTCGAGCACCTGTACCGCCGGCATCTGGTCAACCTTTACGAGATGATTGGTTTTCCGGCACCGCCGTCCGTATTCCAGCAGCTGAGCCAGGGCAGCGGAGAACCGGCGCGCGGCGGGGCCATGCGGCCCGGGCACGAAGCGGATAAACCGGCATGA
- a CDS encoding ATP-dependent zinc protease, translating to MLAKSVTFIAAALLLSPATLLADAHNEESSVPERLGFVEWVVLEETGLRLKARLDTGAKTSSLHAINVEPFEKDNEEWVSFQLPLADHQDQEDADGANLEEVILEFSLPVERTVKIKRKGAPSQRRYVVNMEFCIAGTTHSTEFSLTDRGKFSYPALLGRRFMSDDNILIDSSDAFLAEKECEHKTLAELADKHVD from the coding sequence ATGCTGGCAAAGTCCGTGACGTTTATCGCCGCAGCGCTGCTCCTGAGCCCTGCAACACTCCTGGCTGATGCTCATAATGAAGAAAGCAGCGTCCCTGAACGACTCGGGTTTGTAGAGTGGGTGGTACTGGAAGAAACCGGCCTACGCCTGAAAGCTCGCCTGGACACTGGAGCAAAAACGTCATCCCTGCATGCCATTAATGTAGAACCCTTCGAAAAAGACAATGAAGAATGGGTGAGTTTCCAGTTGCCGCTGGCTGATCATCAGGATCAGGAAGATGCGGACGGAGCCAATCTGGAGGAGGTTATTCTTGAATTCAGCCTGCCTGTAGAACGTACCGTGAAAATCAAACGCAAGGGCGCGCCATCCCAGCGCCGTTACGTGGTCAATATGGAGTTCTGCATTGCCGGCACAACGCACAGCACCGAGTTTTCGCTTACAGACCGCGGCAAGTTTTCCTATCCTGCACTTTTGGGGCGTCGATTCATGAGTGATGACAATATCCTGATCGATTCGTCAGATGCTTTCCTCGCGGAAAAAGAGTGTGAACACAAGACGCTGGCTGAACTGGCCGACAAACACGTAGACTGA
- a CDS encoding PilZ domain-containing protein, giving the protein MEHRLSKRIHGKLGLLVYKRGMPVATGQIRDASRRGLFIATDYTDVQLNQTLELEFRFPDKHEKQFRRLTAHVVRKSDKGIGVDFEGVENDSFTVSSLIQWLNKHHRPVNYFPVRQQAY; this is encoded by the coding sequence ATGGAACACAGACTCAGTAAACGCATACATGGAAAGCTAGGCCTGCTGGTTTACAAACGTGGAATGCCCGTGGCGACCGGTCAAATCCGGGATGCGTCAAGACGAGGGCTTTTCATTGCCACAGACTACACCGACGTTCAATTGAACCAGACTCTGGAGCTCGAATTCCGCTTTCCGGACAAACATGAAAAGCAGTTTCGCCGGCTTACGGCCCATGTTGTCCGCAAGTCAGACAAGGGCATCGGTGTCGATTTCGAGGGGGTTGAAAACGACAGCTTCACCGTATCGTCACTCATTCAATGGTTGAACAAACACCATAGGCCGGTGAACTACTTTCCCGTTCGTCAGCAAGCCTACTGA
- a CDS encoding TrkH family potassium uptake protein → MFILLSIFMVLPVLLLANSEAPNAMAFAESASICFGVGLLGILTTYRQARDLKPRYMFVLTVSSWFIIALLSSIPFYLSDLGLTPAEAVFEGTSGITTTGATVLTGLDTMDQDLLLWRSILQWIGGIGIIGMFVAVMPFLRVGGMRLFATESSEWTDKALPRMKTLSRGLLFVYVGFTVIAVTTYSFSGMSLFDAFNHGLTSIATGGFSTSDLSMGKFDSNLILLQATLFMMIGSLPFFLFVRELHGQHGVLFRDQQVRLFLTILLVIPALLTVYRWYVSPAEFDLINGYVSTLFNVTSVVTTTGYASEDYSAWGPLAFVLFFFLMFVGGCSGSTAGGMKIFRFQLSLIVLREQLMRLLHPRAVFTRNYNGRAVSDEIISSMIAYTFIFLLCLLIITISLAALQLDFITSLSGALTVLTNVGPALGGTIGPAGTFAPLPETAKWILSVGMLMGRLEILSVVIVLSPAFWRS, encoded by the coding sequence ATGTTTATACTTCTGAGTATTTTCATGGTGTTGCCCGTGCTTCTTCTGGCAAATTCTGAAGCGCCGAATGCGATGGCGTTTGCGGAATCTGCTTCTATCTGTTTCGGGGTCGGCCTGCTGGGGATACTGACGACTTACCGTCAGGCGCGGGATCTCAAGCCCCGCTACATGTTTGTGCTCACCGTTTCCAGCTGGTTCATCATCGCCCTGCTCTCGTCTATTCCTTTCTATCTCAGTGACCTGGGGCTGACACCAGCCGAGGCGGTATTTGAAGGCACCTCCGGCATAACGACCACTGGCGCAACCGTGCTCACCGGCCTCGACACCATGGACCAGGATCTCCTGCTGTGGCGTTCGATACTGCAGTGGATTGGTGGTATCGGAATTATCGGCATGTTCGTTGCCGTGATGCCGTTCTTGCGCGTAGGGGGCATGCGGTTGTTCGCAACAGAGTCGTCCGAATGGACAGACAAGGCTCTGCCTCGAATGAAAACACTCAGTCGCGGCCTGCTTTTTGTCTACGTCGGGTTTACGGTGATTGCCGTAACCACATACTCGTTCTCCGGAATGAGCCTTTTTGACGCCTTCAACCATGGCCTGACCAGCATAGCCACCGGGGGGTTCTCCACCTCGGATTTGTCCATGGGCAAGTTTGATTCAAACCTGATCCTGCTGCAGGCAACGCTGTTCATGATGATTGGCAGCCTGCCTTTTTTCCTGTTTGTACGCGAGTTGCACGGCCAGCATGGGGTGCTTTTTCGTGACCAACAGGTACGCCTGTTTCTGACCATTTTGCTGGTTATTCCTGCACTGCTAACCGTTTATCGCTGGTATGTGTCCCCTGCGGAATTTGATCTGATAAACGGCTACGTATCTACCCTGTTCAATGTGACTTCGGTGGTCACAACAACCGGCTATGCTTCCGAGGATTACTCCGCCTGGGGCCCCCTGGCTTTCGTTCTGTTCTTCTTCCTTATGTTTGTGGGCGGGTGTTCCGGATCTACGGCCGGCGGGATGAAGATTTTCCGGTTTCAGCTTTCGCTCATCGTATTGCGGGAACAGCTGATGCGGCTGCTGCACCCCAGGGCCGTATTCACCCGGAACTATAACGGCCGCGCAGTGAGTGATGAAATCATCTCCTCAATGATCGCTTACACATTCATTTTTTTGCTGTGCCTGCTCATTATTACGATCTCTCTGGCAGCGCTGCAGCTCGACTTCATCACCAGCCTGTCAGGAGCTCTGACGGTTCTCACTAACGTGGGGCCCGCCCTCGGTGGCACCATTGGCCCGGCCGGCACGTTCGCGCCACTGCCCGAAACTGCCAAATGGATTCTGTCTGTGGGTATGTTGATGGGGCGTCTGGAGATTCTCAGTGTGGTGATTGTGCTTTCACCGGCGTTCTGGCGCAGCTGA